The Parabacteroides sp. AD58 genome includes a window with the following:
- the pheS gene encoding phenylalanine--tRNA ligase subunit alpha, which yields MIDKIKSLLQEVENIKAANAEELEALRIKYLSKKGEISMLMNDFRNVPAEQKREVGKFLNELKETAQNKINELKESFENTQTINNDIDLTRSAYPLELGTRHPLSLVKKEICDIFGRLGFSIAEGPEIEDDWHVFSSLNFAEDHPARDMQDTFFIQHSPDVLLRTHTSSVQSRVMEKQEPPIRIICPGRVYRNEAISYRAHCFFHQVEGLYVDKNVSFADLKQALLFFAKEMFGPETKIRLRPSYFPFTEPSAEMDISCDLCGGKGCAFCKHTGWVEILGCGMVDPNVLENCGIDSKVYTGYALGMGIERITNLKYRVKDLRMFSENDIRFLREFESAN from the coding sequence ATGATTGATAAGATAAAATCTCTGCTTCAAGAAGTAGAAAATATAAAGGCAGCAAATGCTGAAGAGCTCGAGGCTTTACGCATCAAATATCTCAGCAAAAAGGGAGAAATCTCGATGCTGATGAACGACTTCAGAAATGTTCCGGCGGAACAGAAGCGCGAGGTGGGCAAATTCCTCAACGAGCTAAAAGAGACTGCCCAAAATAAAATCAACGAATTAAAAGAAAGCTTCGAAAATACGCAGACGATCAATAATGACATTGATCTAACACGTTCGGCTTATCCCTTAGAATTAGGAACACGTCATCCGCTTTCTTTAGTCAAGAAAGAAATTTGTGATATCTTTGGTCGTCTTGGGTTCAGCATTGCTGAAGGACCGGAAATTGAAGACGACTGGCATGTATTCTCTTCCTTAAATTTCGCAGAAGATCATCCGGCACGCGATATGCAGGATACTTTCTTCATCCAGCACAGCCCAGATGTTCTGCTCCGTACACACACTTCTTCTGTACAATCACGGGTTATGGAAAAGCAGGAACCGCCTATCCGGATTATCTGTCCGGGGCGCGTTTACCGAAATGAAGCTATTTCATATCGTGCTCACTGTTTCTTCCATCAGGTAGAAGGTTTGTATGTAGACAAGAATGTTTCGTTTGCCGATCTGAAACAGGCTTTGTTGTTCTTTGCCAAAGAAATGTTCGGTCCGGAAACTAAGATCCGTCTGCGTCCGTCATACTTCCCGTTCACAGAACCTTCTGCAGAAATGGATATTTCATGCGACTTGTGTGGCGGTAAAGGATGTGCATTCTGCAAACATACCGGATGGGTTGAAATCTTAGGATGTGGAATGGTCGATCCGAATGTATTGGAGAACTGCGGCATAGACAGTAAAGTATATACAGGCTATGCGCTTGGAATGGGTATTGAAAGAATTACAAACCTAAAATATAGAGTAAAAGATTTGCGTATGTTCTCAGAGAACGATATTCGTTTCCTGAGAGAATTTGAATCAGCCAATTAA
- a CDS encoding hemolysin family protein — MEIFIILVLILLNGVLSMSEIALVSARKTKLETEAKKGNRGARTALNLSEEPDRFLSTIQIGITLIGILTGLYSGEALAGDLAVYFSAVPYIAPYALLISKSLIVVVVTYLTLIFGELVPKRIGMGCAERVSMLIARPMHLLSLIASPFVWLLSKSTALVVKMLGIDTAEDSKVTEEEIKAIVKEGYDDGEVQEVEHDIVERVFTLGDRRVDSIMTHRGEMVWLDVMDSTEKIKEKVESNLFDIYPVASGKFDDFLGIVYLKDLFLHIDSPDFTLKGIVRPAQYVPENQSVYTTLEQFKRARVKYAIVTDEFGGIQGIVTLKDIMEGLVGQVPEMDDEQEIVERSDGTWLVDGQYSFYDFLAYFDMEDLYAEHDYNTLSGLILEILERLPKTGEKLRWMNFEFEIVDMDGARIDKVLVRKMPEESAPESN; from the coding sequence ATGGAAATATTTATAATACTTGTTCTTATTTTATTGAATGGCGTTTTGTCCATGTCTGAAATTGCGTTGGTCTCGGCCCGAAAAACAAAGTTGGAAACAGAAGCTAAGAAGGGAAACCGGGGCGCGCGTACCGCTTTAAATCTGTCAGAAGAGCCGGATCGTTTTCTTTCTACGATTCAAATTGGCATTACATTAATAGGTATTCTTACTGGTTTGTATTCAGGTGAAGCTCTGGCCGGTGATTTAGCTGTTTATTTCTCGGCCGTACCCTATATAGCTCCGTATGCTTTGCTAATATCTAAGTCTTTAATTGTCGTAGTGGTGACTTATCTGACGCTTATCTTCGGAGAATTGGTTCCCAAGCGAATTGGTATGGGTTGTGCGGAACGGGTTTCCATGTTGATTGCCCGTCCGATGCATTTGCTATCGCTCATTGCTTCTCCCTTCGTGTGGTTGTTGTCTAAAAGTACAGCCTTGGTCGTGAAAATGTTGGGCATTGATACGGCTGAGGATTCGAAAGTAACAGAAGAAGAAATCAAGGCTATTGTCAAAGAAGGTTATGATGACGGTGAAGTGCAGGAAGTTGAGCATGACATCGTAGAGCGGGTCTTTACGTTGGGCGACAGACGTGTTGATTCTATTATGACACACCGCGGAGAAATGGTCTGGCTGGATGTGATGGATTCAACAGAAAAGATTAAGGAAAAAGTAGAATCCAACCTGTTTGATATTTATCCGGTGGCATCCGGCAAGTTTGATGATTTCTTAGGTATTGTTTATCTGAAGGATTTGTTTTTGCATATCGACTCTCCCGATTTTACATTGAAAGGCATTGTTCGTCCGGCTCAGTATGTTCCCGAGAACCAAAGTGTCTATACAACGCTGGAGCAGTTTAAGCGGGCGCGGGTAAAGTATGCGATTGTAACGGATGAGTTTGGAGGTATTCAGGGTATTGTAACCTTGAAGGATATCATGGAAGGTTTGGTTGGGCAAGTTCCGGAAATGGATGATGAGCAGGAAATTGTTGAGCGGAGCGACGGAACCTGGCTGGTGGATGGCCAGTATTCTTTCTATGATTTCTTAGCTTATTTCGATATGGAAGATCTGTATGCCGAGCATGATTACAATACGTTGAGCGGTTTGATTCTGGAAATATTGGAACGTCTGCCCAAGACAGGAGAAAAATTACGTTGGATGAACTTTGAGTTCGAAATAGTTGATATGGACGGTGCCCGTATCGATAAGGTATTAGTTCGCAAGATGCCTGAAGAGAGCGCACCCGAATCCAATTGA
- a CDS encoding FecR family protein: protein MMDMDQQDKNQLLSRLATSTRSPHGQFTAEKSWPLLQKRLQGGSRRILWYHRVASWAAVILLCLAVWGIYEYVIPPKEQTYAAYAEVRTILLPDSTEVTLNRYSTLTCPVRFKGKNRNVSLSGEAYFEVHKDVRHPFIVQADEVEVKVLGTHFNLEAYPDDPEIKTTLLEGAVAVTSPGGVARLSPNEAAVYSRSVRRLSTIRTKKTNPEIAWRQGDFVFDNEPLREIARKLSHAFDTPIIIQDDSLADYRIRARFSSQETLDEMLSLLKETVSFSYERTGNQIIIQAKQE from the coding sequence ATGATGGATATGGATCAACAGGACAAGAATCAGTTATTGAGCAGACTTGCTACTTCTACTCGTTCTCCTCATGGACAATTTACGGCCGAAAAAAGCTGGCCTTTGCTGCAGAAACGTCTGCAAGGCGGTTCAAGAAGAATACTTTGGTATCACCGGGTGGCTTCATGGGCAGCGGTTATTCTTTTGTGTTTAGCAGTATGGGGCATTTATGAATATGTGATTCCGCCGAAAGAACAAACGTATGCTGCTTATGCGGAAGTGAGAACAATTCTGTTGCCCGACAGTACGGAAGTGACGTTGAATCGCTATTCTACGCTGACTTGTCCGGTACGTTTTAAGGGAAAGAACCGGAATGTCTCGTTGTCGGGTGAAGCCTATTTTGAAGTCCATAAAGATGTTCGTCATCCATTTATTGTCCAAGCAGATGAAGTGGAAGTGAAAGTGTTGGGAACTCATTTCAATCTGGAAGCGTATCCGGATGATCCGGAAATAAAAACCACGTTGCTGGAAGGTGCTGTGGCGGTGACTTCACCTGGTGGTGTTGCCCGTTTGTCGCCTAATGAGGCGGCTGTTTATTCCCGTTCTGTCCGGCGTTTATCTACAATCCGGACAAAAAAGACCAATCCTGAAATTGCCTGGCGGCAGGGAGATTTTGTATTTGATAACGAACCTTTGCGGGAAATCGCCCGGAAACTCTCACATGCATTTGATACTCCAATCATCATTCAGGATGATTCATTGGCCGATTATCGGATTCGTGCCCGTTTTTCTTCTCAAGAAACCTTGGATGAGATGCTTTCTTTGCTGAAAGAAACCGTCTCTTTCTCTTATGAGCGTACAGGTAATCAGATTATCATTCAAGCAAAGCAAGAATAG
- a CDS encoding TonB-dependent receptor translates to MKRVSMWIMLCWICFAGVLKAQQEALRLDVSVENASLEQFVRLVEKESGYSFIYGEDVSLRQPITLSVKQQTVGEILEEAFEREPIGFRLEKNHILLFRRPLPKEKRYTICGYVTDRSSAETLIGANILEGIRHTGTYTNSFGFYTLTVPEGEVELNFSYLGYDVQTIRFCLQKDTMIPVQLTANNRLEELLVLSDRKEAGIYATGMSSHDVPLTQIRNTPALLGEADLLKTIQLLPGVQAATEGFSGLYVRGGGPDQNLILLDGIPVYNADHLLGVFSIFTPEAMKRVTLYKGAFPARFGSRLSSVVDIRTNDGDMKQYHGTASLGLLTSKIHLEGPVWKDRTAFNVSVRRTYLDWLARPFLDKDKKYGYYFYDINAKVNHKFSDRSRFFLSFYKGKDHCDYTRNTAYEYDYASYYYNDGMDLNWGNTIAAARWNYVFNHQLFFQATMAYNHYDMKMSTGYQNLDKVHKGETLYVYPLAELI, encoded by the coding sequence ATGAAACGGGTGAGTATGTGGATCATGCTCTGTTGGATATGCTTTGCAGGAGTTCTGAAAGCCCAGCAGGAGGCATTGCGTTTAGATGTGTCGGTAGAAAATGCTTCTTTGGAGCAGTTTGTCCGACTGGTGGAGAAAGAATCAGGGTATTCTTTTATTTATGGAGAAGATGTTTCGTTACGCCAACCCATTACGCTTTCGGTGAAACAACAGACGGTTGGGGAAATATTGGAAGAGGCTTTTGAGCGGGAACCGATCGGTTTCCGGTTGGAGAAAAATCATATTCTGTTGTTTCGCCGTCCGTTGCCGAAGGAAAAGCGATATACCATTTGCGGGTATGTAACCGACCGGTCTTCTGCCGAGACATTAATTGGTGCGAATATCTTGGAAGGGATTCGTCATACGGGCACTTATACCAATTCATTTGGATTCTATACGTTGACTGTTCCGGAAGGGGAAGTGGAGTTGAATTTCTCGTATTTAGGATATGATGTGCAGACCATCCGGTTTTGTCTGCAGAAAGATACGATGATTCCTGTGCAGTTGACGGCCAATAACCGGTTGGAAGAACTATTGGTTCTTTCCGACCGGAAAGAGGCCGGTATTTATGCTACCGGTATGAGTTCGCACGATGTGCCGCTGACCCAGATACGAAATACGCCGGCTTTGTTGGGAGAAGCGGATCTGTTGAAGACCATTCAGCTGTTGCCTGGTGTACAGGCCGCTACGGAAGGATTCAGCGGTTTGTATGTCCGAGGTGGAGGACCAGATCAGAATCTGATTCTTCTGGATGGAATTCCGGTCTATAATGCTGACCATCTGCTGGGGGTCTTTTCTATTTTCACACCGGAGGCCATGAAACGGGTTACCTTGTATAAAGGAGCTTTTCCGGCCCGTTTCGGGAGTCGCCTGTCTTCCGTGGTAGATATCCGGACAAACGATGGCGACATGAAACAGTATCATGGTACAGCCAGCTTGGGATTACTGACCAGTAAGATTCATCTGGAAGGACCTGTCTGGAAAGATCGTACGGCATTTAACGTATCGGTCCGGCGGACTTATCTGGACTGGTTGGCACGTCCGTTCCTGGATAAAGACAAGAAATACGGTTATTACTTCTACGATATCAATGCAAAGGTGAATCATAAGTTTTCAGACCGCAGCCGTTTTTTCTTGAGTTTCTATAAGGGAAAAGATCATTGTGACTATACCCGAAATACAGCTTATGAATATGATTATGCCAGTTATTATTATAATGACGGTATGGATCTGAACTGGGGAAATACCATTGCAGCTGCCCGTTGGAATTATGTGTTCAACCATCAGCTTTTCTTCCAGGCAACGATGGCATACAATCATTATGATATGAAAATGTCGACTGGCTATCAGAACTTGGACAAGGTGCATAAAGGAGAAACACTTTATGTATACCCGTTGGCGGAATTAATTTAA
- a CDS encoding IS982-like element IS1187 family transposase has product MSKKLYMSLIFSNLVVIKTLSSNHRMYNLYAKFVKILEICKQFSENLVNDSGNVPRRGPVPKFSDLEVVALSLTAETESIDSEKWLFDYKLQEYKDSIPNLISRRQFNDRRKKTSGLCEELRKRIAMEMDGGEEQFFVDSKPIEVCRVARGKRCKMGRAGNFSQAPDFGFCASQNTYYFGYKLHALCGLSGVIHSYDLSKASVADLHYMKDVKHTYHDCSIYGDKGYIGADVQLDLFETAHIRLECPYRLNQKDWKPTFIPFAKARKRIETIFSQLTDQFLVIRNYAKITNGLFARIIGKISALTILQYVNFINDKPIGRIKYALN; this is encoded by the coding sequence ATGAGTAAAAAGTTGTACATGTCGCTGATTTTTAGTAACTTAGTGGTGATTAAAACATTAAGTTCAAACCATCGTATGTACAACCTTTATGCAAAATTCGTCAAAATACTTGAGATATGCAAGCAATTCTCTGAAAATCTCGTCAATGATTCGGGTAATGTTCCACGTCGTGGTCCTGTTCCCAAGTTTTCGGATTTGGAAGTGGTGGCGCTATCCCTGACGGCAGAGACCGAGAGCATTGATAGTGAGAAGTGGTTGTTCGACTATAAATTGCAAGAATACAAGGACAGCATTCCCAATCTCATATCAAGGAGACAGTTCAATGACCGCAGGAAGAAAACGTCAGGCCTGTGTGAGGAACTGCGCAAGCGGATTGCCATGGAAATGGATGGCGGAGAGGAACAATTCTTTGTTGACTCCAAGCCGATAGAGGTCTGTAGGGTTGCAAGAGGAAAACGTTGCAAGATGGGGCGTGCCGGCAATTTCTCGCAAGCTCCCGACTTCGGCTTCTGTGCTTCGCAGAACACGTATTATTTTGGTTATAAGTTACACGCTCTCTGTGGGTTAAGTGGAGTTATCCATTCCTATGATCTGTCAAAGGCAAGTGTGGCTGACCTCCATTATATGAAGGATGTAAAACATACTTATCACGACTGTAGCATCTATGGTGACAAAGGGTATATTGGAGCTGACGTACAGCTTGACTTGTTCGAAACCGCACACATAAGACTGGAGTGTCCGTATCGGCTCAACCAAAAGGATTGGAAACCGACATTCATTCCGTTTGCAAAGGCAAGAAAGAGGATTGAGACAATATTCTCACAACTTACAGACCAGTTCTTGGTCATCAGGAACTACGCGAAAATAACGAATGGTTTGTTTGCCAGAATCATTGGCAAAATTAGTGCACTTACCATTCTGCAATACGTAAACTTCATTAACGACAAGCCCATTGGCAGAATTAAGTATGCACTAAATTAA
- a CDS encoding TonB-dependent receptor plug domain-containing protein — protein MHDYSVQADFDYTPHPAHHLKFGTSYLYHVFQPEVMVSRVKEEEEETVQRDTTYTAISNGDILGHEWSLYAEDDISLGRFRVNAGIYFSLFNTQGKNYFSAQPRLSARYGLTDEVAIKASFTQMAQYVHLLSSSTIALPTDLWVPVTKNIRPMRSDQYALGGYYTGIKGWEFSMEAYYKNMFHVLEYQDGASFLASSSGWEDKVEMGNGRSMGVEFLAQKTSGKTTGWIAYTLAKSDRIFENGNINNGNRFPYKYDRRHNLNLCVNHTFNQKWDVGLSWVFNTGGTVTVAEQRMDVLYPDNNETAGTNYVPARNNFRLPSSHRLNVGVNYHKKARRGMHTWNVSVYNAYNAMTPNLVFMDKEVLEHSITLPSGKPYYWTEVKNHLKKVTLLPCIPSITYTFKF, from the coding sequence ATTCACGATTATAGTGTTCAGGCCGATTTTGATTATACACCGCATCCGGCTCATCATCTGAAATTTGGTACTTCTTATCTGTATCATGTCTTCCAACCGGAAGTGATGGTTTCGCGGGTGAAGGAAGAAGAAGAGGAAACTGTTCAGCGGGATACGACGTATACTGCCATATCGAATGGAGATATTTTGGGGCATGAATGGTCTTTGTATGCCGAGGACGATATTTCCTTGGGTCGTTTCCGGGTAAATGCAGGCATATACTTTTCATTATTTAATACACAGGGGAAGAATTACTTTTCTGCCCAGCCCCGTTTGTCGGCCCGCTATGGGCTGACCGACGAGGTCGCTATCAAAGCTTCGTTTACCCAGATGGCGCAATATGTTCATCTGTTGTCTTCTTCCACCATTGCTTTACCGACGGATCTGTGGGTACCGGTAACGAAGAACATTCGTCCGATGCGTTCCGATCAATACGCGTTGGGTGGATATTATACAGGAATAAAAGGCTGGGAGTTTTCCATGGAGGCCTATTATAAGAATATGTTTCATGTGTTGGAATATCAGGATGGAGCTTCCTTCCTGGCTTCTTCATCTGGCTGGGAAGATAAGGTGGAAATGGGAAATGGCCGTTCGATGGGAGTGGAGTTTCTGGCTCAGAAGACGTCAGGAAAGACAACCGGATGGATTGCTTATACGCTGGCAAAAAGTGACCGGATCTTTGAGAATGGGAATATCAATAACGGGAATCGGTTCCCATATAAATACGATCGGAGACATAACCTGAACCTATGCGTCAACCATACGTTTAATCAGAAGTGGGATGTCGGACTGTCGTGGGTGTTTAATACCGGCGGAACTGTCACCGTTGCTGAACAACGGATGGATGTACTTTATCCGGATAACAACGAAACGGCAGGAACGAATTATGTCCCGGCGCGGAACAATTTCCGGCTGCCAAGCAGTCATCGTCTGAATGTAGGTGTCAATTACCACAAGAAAGCACGTCGTGGAATGCATACCTGGAATGTTTCTGTTTACAATGCCTATAATGCCATGACTCCGAATCTGGTATTTATGGATAAGGAGGTCCTGGAACATTCGATTACGTTGCCGAGTGGTAAACCGTATTATTGGACGGAAGTGAAGAATCACCTGAAGAAAGTAACTTTACTTCCTTGCATTCCTTCAATTACCTATACTTTTAAGTTTTGA
- a CDS encoding DUF4249 domain-containing protein: MKIERLIFWIGLCCILLSGCEHELDFYVDEQEPQLTMNALLEAGATENRVFLSLSGKSVIKPIRQATLKLYVNGVCRETVEGRYQHQWDEEAQRLSCLLKTVLSPEDVVRLEVSAEQGKYQASAEVVMPPVPAMIEQVDTLVTKLWTGNSEFDAIQYKIRIRDLPGERNYYRLIIQNGIYYAERPPEGWIPSEIQTIYDQEEFVLSQGHHQTSGDENYNPFQTDVPNIYHVFTDTYFEDRDYTLNVYTGYRPADDYWYDWDQHICGYARIRLLQITEEEYRYLRALTFLQSDHLENMEMLMEPVIIPSNVENGLGFIGASSEQYVQMEIMHRYPRK, translated from the coding sequence ATGAAAATAGAACGGTTGATATTTTGGATAGGATTATGTTGCATCCTCTTATCGGGCTGTGAGCATGAATTGGATTTTTACGTGGATGAACAGGAACCGCAGCTGACGATGAATGCTTTATTGGAAGCAGGCGCCACGGAAAATAGGGTCTTTCTAAGTCTGAGTGGAAAATCAGTGATAAAACCGATCCGGCAGGCGACACTGAAATTGTATGTCAATGGTGTATGTCGGGAAACGGTTGAAGGTAGATATCAACATCAGTGGGACGAAGAAGCGCAACGGTTAAGCTGCCTGCTGAAAACCGTCCTGTCGCCTGAAGATGTCGTTCGTTTGGAGGTTTCTGCCGAACAGGGGAAGTATCAGGCTTCAGCTGAAGTCGTCATGCCACCTGTTCCGGCTATGATTGAGCAAGTGGATACATTGGTTACCAAATTATGGACAGGCAATTCTGAGTTTGATGCCATTCAATATAAGATCCGGATACGGGATTTACCTGGAGAGCGGAATTATTATCGTCTCATTATCCAGAATGGTATATATTATGCCGAACGTCCACCCGAAGGATGGATACCGAGTGAAATACAGACTATCTATGATCAGGAAGAATTCGTATTGAGTCAGGGGCATCATCAGACGAGTGGAGATGAGAATTACAATCCCTTTCAAACGGATGTTCCGAATATCTATCATGTGTTTACAGATACGTACTTTGAAGATCGGGATTATACCTTGAATGTTTATACAGGTTACAGGCCCGCAGATGATTATTGGTACGATTGGGATCAGCATATTTGCGGCTATGCCCGAATCCGCCTGTTGCAGATTACTGAAGAGGAATACCGTTACCTGCGGGCTTTGACCTTCCTTCAGTCAGATCATCTGGAAAATATGGAGATGCTGATGGAGCCTGTCATTATTCCTTCGAATGTTGAGAACGGTTTAGGCTTTATTGGAGCCAGTTCCGAGCAGTATGTACAGATGGAGATTATGCACCGTTATCCCCGGAAGTAG
- a CDS encoding sialidase family protein, with product MKKNFLLAGLIAISAPMLASDTLFVHAPQIPLLINQADNVLFEFRMDADKGDVLNEISIEFDQETNLADIESVRLFYSGTEGVARKGTYYAPSHSYRQDFLRASLAEKGVKFTPEISDQRSLQQLKSTNRDYSIQQDEINRPASSIQLSSQQPLLKGTNYFWVSVQVKNSASLESLISARISQAQINQQPAVISGDQQTGKRRKGVAVRQAWDDGVAAFRIPGIVTTNKGTLIGCYDVRYNSSVDLQEKIDIGVSRSFDKGQTWEPMQIAMSFGETGGLPHAQNGVGDPSILVDETNNTIWIVAAWCHGMGNQRAWFNSQQGMTMDETAQLVLCKSEDDGKTWSEPINITEQVKDPSWYFLLQGPGQGITMSDGTLVFPIQFIDANKIPNAGIMYSKDHGKTWHLHNAARSNTTESQVAEIEPGALMLNMRDNRGGSRAVSITKDLGKTWTEHPSNRSALQEPICMASLIKIPAEKNCLKKDILLFSNPNTTKNRNHITIKASLDGGLTWPEEYQILLDEGEGWGYTCLTLVDEETVGIFYESSVAHMTFQKVKLRELIRP from the coding sequence ATGAAAAAGAACTTCCTTCTTGCCGGATTAATTGCCATTAGTGCCCCTATGCTGGCTTCAGACACACTGTTTGTTCATGCTCCTCAAATTCCATTGCTGATCAATCAGGCAGATAATGTTTTGTTTGAATTCCGTATGGACGCAGACAAAGGAGACGTATTGAATGAAATATCCATTGAATTTGATCAAGAAACCAACTTGGCCGATATCGAATCTGTCCGTCTTTTCTACAGTGGAACAGAAGGCGTTGCCCGAAAAGGAACTTATTATGCTCCATCGCACAGTTACAGACAGGATTTTCTGCGGGCGTCATTAGCAGAAAAAGGCGTTAAGTTCACTCCTGAAATATCTGATCAGCGGAGTTTACAGCAACTGAAAAGTACGAACCGAGATTACTCTATCCAGCAGGATGAAATAAACCGACCAGCATCATCCATCCAATTATCCAGCCAGCAGCCTTTATTAAAAGGGACAAACTACTTCTGGGTCAGTGTACAGGTCAAGAATTCTGCCTCTTTGGAATCCTTGATATCAGCACGCATCAGTCAGGCACAGATCAACCAGCAGCCGGCTGTTATTTCTGGAGACCAGCAGACTGGCAAACGTAGAAAAGGCGTAGCTGTCCGCCAGGCATGGGACGACGGTGTGGCAGCCTTCCGTATTCCGGGAATCGTTACTACGAACAAAGGGACGTTGATTGGCTGTTATGACGTCAGATACAACAGTTCCGTCGATCTGCAGGAAAAGATTGATATTGGCGTAAGCCGCAGCTTTGATAAAGGCCAGACATGGGAACCCATGCAAATTGCCATGAGCTTTGGTGAAACCGGCGGTCTGCCTCATGCCCAGAATGGTGTGGGCGATCCTTCGATATTAGTGGATGAGACCAACAATACCATCTGGATTGTAGCAGCCTGGTGTCATGGCATGGGAAATCAGCGGGCATGGTTCAACTCGCAACAAGGTATGACCATGGACGAAACTGCCCAGCTCGTACTCTGCAAAAGTGAAGACGACGGGAAAACATGGAGCGAACCGATCAACATTACCGAACAGGTAAAAGATCCTTCCTGGTATTTCTTATTACAAGGGCCAGGGCAAGGCATCACAATGAGCGACGGAACACTCGTATTCCCCATCCAATTCATCGATGCCAACAAAATACCGAATGCGGGAATCATGTATAGTAAAGATCATGGAAAAACATGGCATCTGCATAATGCAGCCCGAAGCAATACGACCGAATCACAGGTTGCAGAAATAGAACCCGGTGCATTGATGTTGAATATGCGCGACAACCGGGGCGGAAGCCGGGCTGTCTCCATTACTAAAGATTTAGGAAAGACCTGGACGGAACATCCATCCAACCGTTCGGCTCTGCAGGAACCGATCTGTATGGCCAGCCTCATCAAGATCCCGGCAGAGAAGAATTGCCTGAAGAAAGATATTCTGTTGTTCTCTAATCCGAACACTACGAAAAACAGAAATCACATTACCATCAAGGCAAGCCTGGACGGCGGACTGACATGGCCCGAAGAGTATCAGATCTTGCTTGATGAAGGAGAAGGCTGGGGTTATACCTGTCTGACGTTGGTGGATGAAGAAACCGTCGGTATTTTCTACGAGTCGAGTGTGGCACACATGACATTCCAAAAAGTCAAGCTGCGCGAACTGATCCGCCCATAA
- a CDS encoding gliding motility protein GldB — MRHIKKMIGSLLFLAISISSCNSQPSQIQTPTDTLPIHIQRFDKALLQFIETQDTALEQELLKEYPAMLEITGKGILNLQSPAVPGFFDQLVTYYSEPTLKNLYEDAVHEYQDVSDIESQLGKGFAFLKANFPDMQVPACYMHVSGFNQNVLAADSLLSLSIDKYMGETYPLYQDFFYDYQRIKMQRPLVAADYLAGWLMSEYPFEGNENVLLDRMIYEGIIKYIVHLALPEITPAQLMGYKEKDYAWCTANELTLWNTIIQRKHLYTPDQLTTSKYLDDKPCTFLSDETPGNIGTWIGWQIVSSYMKENNVSLQTLMQQQNAQELLSQAKYKP, encoded by the coding sequence ATGAGACACATAAAGAAAATGATAGGCAGCCTGCTCTTCTTGGCCATATCCATCAGCAGTTGCAATAGTCAGCCGAGCCAGATTCAGACTCCGACCGATACACTTCCCATACATATCCAGCGTTTTGACAAAGCCTTGCTGCAATTCATCGAAACCCAGGATACAGCTCTGGAACAGGAGTTGTTAAAAGAATATCCGGCAATGCTCGAAATTACCGGGAAAGGCATACTGAACCTGCAGTCGCCTGCAGTACCCGGATTTTTCGATCAACTGGTTACCTACTATTCAGAACCGACACTCAAGAATTTATATGAAGATGCCGTTCATGAGTATCAGGACGTGAGTGATATTGAAAGCCAGTTGGGAAAAGGTTTCGCATTCCTGAAAGCCAATTTCCCGGATATGCAGGTTCCGGCTTGCTACATGCACGTATCCGGATTCAACCAGAATGTGCTGGCAGCAGACAGTCTGCTGTCTCTGTCTATCGACAAATACATGGGAGAAACGTATCCGCTGTATCAGGATTTCTTCTATGACTATCAGCGTATCAAGATGCAACGCCCGCTAGTTGCGGCTGATTATCTGGCAGGCTGGCTGATGAGCGAATATCCGTTTGAAGGAAATGAGAATGTACTGCTCGACCGGATGATTTATGAAGGGATAATCAAATACATCGTCCATCTGGCCTTACCCGAAATCACTCCGGCCCAGCTGATGGGATATAAAGAGAAAGATTATGCCTGGTGCACAGCCAACGAGTTGACGCTTTGGAACACGATTATCCAGCGTAAACATCTTTATACGCCGGACCAGTTAACTACCTCCAAATATCTGGATGACAAACCATGTACGTTCCTCTCGGACGAAACTCCGGGAAATATCGGTACCTGGATTGGCTGGCAAATCGTTTCCAGTTACATGAAGGAGAACAATGTTTCGCTGCAAACACTGATGCAACAACAAAATGCCCAGGAACTTTTATCACAAGCTAAATATAAGCCGTAA